Proteins encoded in a region of the Roseateles sp. SL47 genome:
- the lepA gene encoding translation elongation factor 4 has translation MNHIRNFSIIAHIDHGKSTLADRIIQRCGGLSDREMEAQVLDSMDIERERGITIKAQTAALQYKARDGQVYNLNLIDTPGHVDFSYEVSRSLSACEGALLVVDASQGVEAQTVANCYTALELGVEVVPVLNKMDLPQANPEGAKAEIEDVIGIDATDAIPCSAKTGMGVDEILEAIIARMPAPKGVVEAPLRAMIIDSWFDNYVGVVMLVRVVDGTLRKGERIRMMATDAVYPAEHLGVFTPKSEPRDRLNAGEVGFIIAGIKELAAAKVGDTITVEKKQPNNLGPATEALPGFKEIQPQVFAGLYPTEASEYDQLRDALEKLKLNDASLRFEPEVSQALGFGFRCGFLGLLHMEIVQERLEREFDQDLITTAPSVVYEVQLNDGEIIEVENPSKMPEQSKIGEIREPIVTVHLYMPQEYVGPVMTLANQKRGVQLNMAYHGRQVMLTYEIPLAEIVLDFFDKLKSVSRGYASMDYEFKEYRASDVVKVDMLINGDRIDALSLIVHRSQSQYRGRQVAAKMREIIPRQMYDVAIQAAIGANIISRENIKALRKNVLAKCYGGDITRKRKLLEKQKAGKKRMKQIGSVEVPQEAFLAILQVEE, from the coding sequence ATGAACCACATCCGCAACTTCTCCATCATTGCCCACATCGATCACGGCAAGAGCACCCTGGCCGATCGCATCATTCAGCGCTGCGGGGGGCTGTCGGATCGGGAAATGGAAGCGCAGGTGCTGGACTCGATGGACATCGAGCGTGAGCGCGGCATCACCATCAAGGCGCAGACCGCTGCGCTGCAATACAAGGCGCGTGATGGCCAGGTCTACAACCTGAACCTGATCGACACCCCGGGGCACGTCGACTTCTCTTATGAAGTGAGCCGCTCACTCTCCGCCTGCGAGGGGGCGCTGCTGGTGGTGGACGCCAGCCAGGGCGTGGAAGCGCAGACCGTGGCCAACTGCTACACCGCGCTGGAGCTTGGCGTGGAAGTGGTGCCCGTGCTCAACAAGATGGACCTGCCGCAGGCCAACCCGGAAGGGGCCAAGGCGGAGATCGAGGACGTGATCGGCATCGATGCCACTGACGCCATTCCGTGCTCGGCCAAGACCGGCATGGGCGTGGACGAGATCCTGGAAGCGATCATCGCCCGCATGCCGGCACCCAAGGGTGTGGTGGAAGCGCCGCTGCGCGCCATGATCATCGACTCCTGGTTCGACAACTACGTCGGCGTGGTGATGCTGGTCCGTGTGGTGGACGGCACGCTGCGCAAGGGCGAGCGCATCCGCATGATGGCCACCGACGCCGTCTACCCGGCCGAACACCTGGGGGTGTTCACCCCCAAGTCCGAGCCGCGTGACCGGCTCAATGCGGGCGAGGTGGGTTTCATCATTGCCGGCATCAAGGAACTGGCGGCGGCCAAGGTGGGTGACACCATCACCGTCGAAAAGAAGCAGCCCAACAACCTGGGCCCGGCGACCGAGGCCTTGCCGGGTTTCAAGGAAATCCAGCCCCAGGTGTTTGCCGGTCTCTACCCGACCGAAGCCAGCGAATACGACCAGCTCCGCGACGCGCTGGAAAAGCTCAAGCTCAATGACGCCTCGCTGCGGTTTGAACCGGAAGTCTCCCAGGCGCTGGGTTTCGGTTTCCGCTGCGGCTTCCTGGGCCTGCTGCACATGGAAATCGTGCAGGAGCGTCTGGAACGGGAATTCGACCAGGATCTGATCACCACCGCCCCTAGCGTGGTGTATGAAGTGCAGCTGAACGACGGCGAAATCATCGAGGTGGAAAACCCCTCCAAGATGCCGGAGCAGAGCAAGATCGGCGAGATCCGTGAGCCGATCGTCACCGTGCATCTGTACATGCCGCAGGAATACGTGGGCCCGGTCATGACCCTGGCCAACCAGAAGCGCGGCGTGCAGCTGAACATGGCCTATCACGGCCGCCAGGTGATGCTCACCTATGAAATCCCGCTGGCCGAGATCGTGCTGGACTTCTTCGACAAGCTGAAGTCCGTGTCGCGGGGTTATGCCTCCATGGACTACGAGTTCAAGGAATATCGCGCCTCGGACGTGGTGAAGGTGGACATGCTGATCAACGGCGACCGCATTGATGCCTTGTCCCTGATCGTCCACCGCTCGCAGTCCCAATACCGCGGCCGCCAGGTGGCAGCGAAGATGCGCGAAATCATTCCGCGCCAGATGTACGACGTGGCCATCCAGGCGGCCATCGGCGCCAACATCATCTCGCGGGAGAACATCAAGGCGCTGCGCAAGAACGTGCTGGCAAAATGCTATGGCGGCGACATCACCCGCAAACGCAAGCTGCTGGAAAAGCAGAAGGCGGGCAAGAAGCGGATGAAACAAATCGGTTCGGTGGAGGTGCCGCAAGAAGCCTTCCTGGCCATCCTCCAAGTCGAAGAATGA
- the lepB gene encoding signal peptidase I codes for MSALTGLLYAALIAYLGGWFSGYWNGNFSLLLFVLTLVTLGYWTAERFYFQPARRRQAQIAADAWEKEQRWRGAELTPGARDVIAEPHLRQPWWLDWTAGLFPVILIVFLLRSFLFEPFKIPSGSMVPTLLIGDLILVNKFHYGIRLPVINKKIISNHDVERGDVVVFRYPLNPGVDYIKRAVGVPGDEIRYVNQKLYVNGTMVPTQSQGDFFDDDPSSMRIRPMFTEKLGRVEHKILVDPQPRGPLNPIAQFPYLQNCTYTLEGVTCKVPQGHYFMMGDNRDNSQDSRYWGFVPDENIVGKAFVVWMNFGNLKRIGSIQ; via the coding sequence ATGAGTGCACTGACCGGGCTGCTGTATGCCGCCCTGATCGCCTACCTGGGCGGCTGGTTCTCGGGCTACTGGAACGGCAATTTCTCGCTGTTGCTGTTTGTGCTGACGCTGGTGACGCTGGGTTACTGGACGGCCGAACGCTTTTATTTCCAGCCGGCACGCCGGCGCCAGGCGCAGATCGCTGCGGACGCCTGGGAGAAGGAGCAGCGCTGGCGCGGTGCCGAACTCACGCCCGGCGCCCGCGACGTGATCGCCGAGCCGCACCTGCGCCAGCCCTGGTGGCTGGACTGGACCGCCGGCCTGTTCCCGGTCATTCTCATCGTCTTCCTGTTGCGCTCCTTCCTCTTCGAGCCCTTCAAGATTCCATCCGGCTCCATGGTCCCGACGCTGTTGATCGGTGACCTGATCCTGGTCAACAAGTTCCACTACGGCATCCGCCTGCCGGTGATCAACAAGAAGATCATCAGCAACCATGATGTCGAGCGGGGCGATGTGGTGGTGTTTCGCTATCCGCTGAACCCGGGCGTGGACTACATCAAGCGCGCCGTCGGCGTGCCCGGCGACGAAATCCGCTACGTCAATCAGAAACTGTATGTGAACGGCACGATGGTGCCGACGCAGTCCCAGGGCGACTTCTTTGATGACGACCCCAGCTCGATGCGCATCCGTCCGATGTTCACCGAGAAGCTGGGTCGGGTGGAACACAAGATTCTGGTGGACCCGCAACCGCGGGGCCCGCTCAACCCGATCGCCCAATTCCCCTACCTGCAAAATTGCACCTACACGCTGGAAGGTGTGACCTGCAAGGTGCCGCAGGGCCATTACTTCATGATGGGCGATAACCGCGACAACTCGCAGGATTCCCGCTATTGGGGATTCGTGCCGGATGAGAACATCGTGGGCAAGGCCTTTGTGGTCTGGATGAATTTCGGGAATCTCAAACGCATCGGCAGCATCCAGTAA
- a CDS encoding DUF4845 domain-containing protein gives MTGASHTTTATDIHPAPRRAPAGHRQRGISLFGLLFWGVILAFLAVVGMRVAPTVMEYFTILKAVEKIASSGPSSVSDARAAFARTQEIEYSIVSIKPNDLVITKREEKVKISFAYDKEVSLGGPVYLLIKYKGETR, from the coding sequence ATGACCGGGGCCAGCCACACCACCACCGCCACTGACATCCACCCAGCGCCTCGCCGCGCACCGGCCGGCCACCGCCAACGCGGCATCAGCCTGTTCGGCCTGCTGTTCTGGGGGGTGATCCTGGCCTTCCTGGCCGTGGTGGGCATGCGGGTGGCCCCCACGGTGATGGAATACTTCACCATCCTGAAGGCCGTGGAAAAAATTGCCAGCAGCGGCCCTTCGTCGGTCAGTGATGCGCGCGCGGCATTTGCCCGTACGCAGGAAATTGAATACTCCATCGTCAGCATCAAGCCGAACGATCTGGTCATCACCAAGCGCGAAGAGAAGGTGAAGATCAGTTTTGCCTACGACAAGGAAGTGTCGCTGGGCGGCCCGGTGTATCTGCTGATCAAATACAAGGGCGAAACCCGCTGA
- the rnc gene encoding ribonuclease III, giving the protein MTPQALDALQQRLGYRFTKAELLQRALTHRSFGQQHNERLEFLGDAVLNLAVSALLYERFAGSDEGDLTRIRAHLVREDSLHKLALQLQMPATLRMSEGEARGGGGQRPSILADALEAVIGAAFLDGGYQAANDIVRGLLGDLISGSGIDQWAKDAKTALQEWLQARKLPVPVYRIVETRGQAHAQTFTVECQVPALSLARTGDGRSRRMAEQEAARQLLDELLAGDKPGTGLRD; this is encoded by the coding sequence ATGACCCCCCAAGCGCTCGATGCACTCCAGCAACGACTGGGCTACCGCTTCACCAAGGCGGAGCTGCTCCAGCGTGCGCTGACGCATCGAAGCTTCGGGCAGCAGCACAACGAGCGCCTGGAGTTCCTGGGCGACGCGGTGCTGAATCTGGCGGTGTCGGCCCTGCTCTACGAGCGTTTTGCCGGCTCCGACGAAGGGGACCTCACCCGCATCCGTGCGCACCTGGTGCGCGAGGACAGCCTGCACAAGCTGGCCCTGCAACTGCAGATGCCGGCCACCCTGCGCATGAGCGAGGGGGAGGCCCGGGGCGGTGGCGGCCAGCGTCCGTCCATCCTGGCGGATGCGCTGGAAGCCGTCATCGGTGCGGCCTTTCTGGATGGTGGCTACCAGGCCGCCAACGACATCGTCCGTGGTCTGCTGGGCGACCTCATCTCCGGCAGCGGCATCGATCAATGGGCCAAGGACGCCAAGACTGCGTTGCAGGAATGGTTGCAGGCGCGCAAGCTGCCGGTGCCGGTCTACCGCATCGTCGAAACACGCGGCCAGGCCCATGCCCAAACTTTTACCGTTGAATGCCAGGTGCCTGCGCTCAGCCTGGCGCGGACTGGCGACGGCCGCTCCCGCCGCATGGCGGAGCAGGAAGCAGCCCGGCAGCTCCTGGACGAGCTGCTGGCTGGCGACAAGCCCGGCACCGGCTTGCGCGACTAA
- the era gene encoding GTPase Era, translated as MGAPPVQVYEGDARCGLIAIVGRPNVGKSTLLNALVGQKVSITSKKAQTTRHRITGVRTVEEAQFVFVDTPGFQTRHSSALNRNLNRTVQGVLSDVDLVLFVVEAGRFGLDDAKVLSLLPQDKPVVLIANKLDAVTRRAELMPWLKSMQERRNFSEFVPLSARKDADVQRLFQILKPYLPNQEWFYDEDALTDRSEKFLASEMIREKLFRLTGDELPYSATVIIDRWEEEGNLRRISATIVVERDAQKGMIIGAGGERLKRIGSEARQELETLMDARVFLELWVKVRSGWADSEEHLRSYGYE; from the coding sequence ATCGGTGCACCGCCGGTGCAGGTCTACGAGGGGGATGCCCGTTGCGGGCTGATTGCCATCGTCGGCCGGCCCAATGTGGGCAAGTCCACGCTGCTCAACGCCCTGGTCGGACAGAAGGTGTCCATCACCTCCAAGAAGGCCCAGACCACGCGCCACCGCATCACCGGCGTGCGCACCGTTGAAGAAGCGCAGTTCGTTTTTGTGGATACCCCTGGCTTCCAGACCCGCCACAGCTCCGCCCTCAACCGCAACCTGAACCGTACGGTGCAGGGCGTGCTGTCGGATGTGGACCTGGTGCTGTTTGTGGTGGAAGCCGGCCGCTTCGGCCTGGATGACGCCAAGGTGCTGTCCCTGCTGCCGCAGGACAAGCCGGTGGTGCTGATTGCCAACAAGCTGGATGCCGTCACCCGCCGTGCGGAGCTGATGCCCTGGCTCAAGAGCATGCAGGAGCGCCGCAACTTCAGCGAATTCGTGCCCTTGTCCGCCCGCAAGGATGCGGATGTGCAGCGCCTGTTCCAGATCCTCAAGCCTTATCTGCCCAACCAGGAGTGGTTCTACGACGAGGACGCGCTGACCGACCGCAGCGAGAAGTTCCTGGCCAGTGAAATGATCCGCGAGAAGCTCTTCCGCCTCACCGGCGACGAGCTGCCCTACAGCGCGACGGTGATCATTGACCGCTGGGAAGAAGAGGGCAACCTGCGCCGCATCTCTGCCACCATCGTGGTGGAGCGGGATGCGCAGAAGGGCATGATCATCGGCGCGGGCGGTGAACGCCTGAAGCGGATCGGCTCGGAAGCCCGTCAGGAGCTGGAAACGCTGATGGATGCCCGTGTTTTCCTGGAGCTGTGGGTCAAGGTGCGCTCCGGCTGGGCGGATTCAGAAGAGCATCTGCGCAGCTACGGTTATGAGTGA